TAAGCAATTTACTTTTCAACATTGTCTTGTCTTATCAATTATCATCCTTCACTTTGTGacagattttttgtttttgatacaAGTAATATTCTACATTATATGAATCTCAACTATGAATAGGTACTTGAATTTGAGTGCAAAGTGGGCTCAAATCTGTCAGTCTGTGacacactatgaagcacaaatACAATTTGGTCACATATTTTGTATCCGATATTTCATCGGATACGATACTCATAGGATACTCTCGGATACTCGTCGAATACATATCATGGTCAACAAATATGAATTTGACTTGATGAATACGCATATCCATATTTGGAAAACAAGTATCTGACTTTTAGGATAGAAGAATGTATGTTGACGTTGGAGAGTTAGAGAAAAAAGTAAGTGAAGGTGTGAGATATAGTACTTGATGATCACATTCCTTTGTATCAAAATCCTAGTGGGTGTCCAAAAAGGTTGTacagttaattaattttttattattaaaaagtCTAATAAATCCTTTACAATAATACAAATTTGGTAACCCGAAAAGTATATGTGTGGCTGTAGGGCTTCACACGCAGGATATCATGAAAATGTTGTGATttcactataaaaccaattaacAATATGGAGAGTAGCCAAACTTATGTAAGGTCCATTCTCTCATCAAACTTTACATACAATTATAAGTGTCATTTTaccttaaaataaatttaaaggtTGTCCAAGAGGAATGAGGATCATCTCTGGAtgctctttgtgaggatctagATGATCCTTTAATTGTATTCGTTCATTGTAAATTGTGCGACCAGTTTCCATCAGGTAttatttgtgttcaattttaaataaaaattttaaaataatcttTGATCACACGATATACAATAAATAgacataatttacaaaaaagATCCGGAGAGAATCCTCATTTGTCCAAGAGACCACTTCGatgtaaacaaaatttaaactGAATAATAAACCAACCCTAAATGTCCATCTCAGTACTTAATGTAAAATCAGGCCCAAATAGAAAGCCGATTGTTATCATTGTTTTCGTTGTCATCATCATATAAGTGCCATAACTTAAGTCTCACATAACCTTGTAACAGAACACCAAACTCATGTCTGTCGATTCCTAAAACAAAACTTCAAAGTTTATGTAATGTTTGACATTTGGTTACCCATCACTGGATTTCAATCTTTCTTTGCTTCAAAAGGATTCAAACTTTCCATGTTGTGGTAAAGCAATTAAAAGCCAAACACTCTTATAGGCTTGTAGACCCAACAAAAAGCAGTGGTTGCTTGAAAATGCACCAAACATACCAACCATCCTTTAATTAAGTAAGATGGGAATTTTTACGGTATTTTGGAGTATCGGTTACTCAGGAATTTAAACCGTTATCTttacttaaaaactcaaaaacaaacatCTAACAGTTAAAAAGCCAAAAATATAAGATACTCTGGATCACCATAGAATTTCGGTAAACGGTACACACTTGAGTAATGTGTTACCAACTTCTAAAACTTGCCCTCTTCCTCCTCTATTATAGTGACCACAAATCTTACCAGAAGTCTatatttcacacacacacacacacagggtGACACACTAGAGAGACTAATATGTCTTCGTTTCTGTACTACTCTATCTTCATCCTCTACGCAACCTCTCTCTATTCCATTGATGGAGTTCTAATTAGGCAATTCGTTAGATCCGGTGGGAAAACAGAAAACTTAACCCACCTCCACTTTTTCTTCCATGACATCCTTGGTGGCAAAAACCCTACCTCTGTTAGAATTATTGGGCCGTCAAATGGTACTGCTGGCGGCTTTGGAAGCACTATGATGATTGATAATGCACTGACTGAAGAGCAAGACCGCGCCTCCAAGCTCATCGGAAGAGCACAAGGATTTTACTCAGTGGCTTCACAACAAGCAGATGAATTTGCATTCCTTATGGTCatgaattgtgtttttgtgGAGGGCAAGTATAAGGGGAGTAGCATTAGCATTCTCGGGAGGAATCCGGTCATGAACAATGTGAGAGAGATGCCGGTTGTTGGAGGCACGGGACAGTTGAGGTTTGCTCGAGGTTATGCCTTAGCCCATACGGTTTGGTTTGATGCTGTAGATGCCATTGTTGAGTACAATGTTTATGTGTCAGACTCCTGAATTTTGTCTTAGGCTAGCCATTGTTGAAAAAAAtatctttttacttttttatattttgtttttccttaatCCCTTATAGAGACATCTATTGGACTTAATTAGGGAATGGCGAAGTCAATCTTATAACTAGAAATAATTGGATTTGAAATAATACTATTCTCATATGATGGATTTTAAAATGAGGTGGAATTTGGCAAAATTTTGTAGTGAATGTGATTTTATTTCTGCTTAAAAGATTGATGacctcaaaaaataaaaaagtgtagGGACCGTTTGATaacaatttcattttcaatttttactttttatgaaaACTTGAAACTAAAAAATCATTTTGTAACTACATCAGTTTTcaagttttgaaaactaaaaaccaaaaagtcAGTTAACTTcttgagttttcaaattttagagAACTGAAACGGTCCTATAATAAATACAATTTTGTTTGagatttttcatatatttttactAAACGCAGCTAGGCc
This is a stretch of genomic DNA from Malus domestica chromosome 02, GDT2T_hap1. It encodes these proteins:
- the LOC103430651 gene encoding dirigent protein 22-like; its protein translation is MSSFLYYSIFILYATSLYSIDGVLIRQFVRSGGKTENLTHLHFFFHDILGGKNPTSVRIIGPSNGTAGGFGSTMMIDNALTEEQDRASKLIGRAQGFYSVASQQADEFAFLMVMNCVFVEGKYKGSSISILGRNPVMNNVREMPVVGGTGQLRFARGYALAHTVWFDAVDAIVEYNVYVSDS